The Pagrus major chromosome 17, Pma_NU_1.0 genome includes a region encoding these proteins:
- the LOC141011452 gene encoding zymogen granule membrane protein 16-like: MFFFLIFAVLCTSSVAAPAMVPNSYSVAVGGGSGTSFSTVGTGRITAVRVWEIPNAYITGIQLRYEYIWSARVGRAYSRVHELTLFDDEVIVQISGKYHPSHYIYQVIFLTSRGRSLVIGQPQQISFNMYTNHTDSELRLLSGRYNGNGITSLAAHWGVLYMNQGNSSSTE; this comes from the exons atgtttttcttcttgatCTTTGCTGTGCTCTGCACCAGCTCCGTGGCAGCAC CTGCCATGGTGCCCAACTCCTACTCTGTTGCTGTTGGAGGTGGTAGTGGCACGTCCTTCTCCACAGTGGGAACGGGAAGGATCACAGCGGTCAGGGTTTGGGAGATTCCCAACGCTTACATCACTGG TATCCAACTGCGCTACGAATACATTTGGTCTGCAAGGGTTGGTCGTGCATATAGCAGGGTGCATGAGCTGACCCTCTTTGACGATGAGGTCATTGTTCAG ATCTCTGGTAAATACCACCCCTCCCACTACATCTATCAGGTGATCTTTTTGACCTCCAGAGGGCGCTCTCTGGTCATTGGCCAGCCACAACAG ATATCCTTTAACATGTACACAAACCACACGGACTCAGAGCTCAGACTGCTGAGTGGCCGGTACAATGGCAATGGGATTACCTCACTGGCGGCTCACTGGGGGGTGCTCTACATGAATCaaggcaacagcagcagcacagaatGA
- the LOC141012525 gene encoding zymogen granule membrane protein 16-like — translation MFFFLIFAVLCTSSVAAPAMVPNSYSVAVGGGSGTSFSTVGTGRITAVRVWEIPNAYITGIQLRYEYIWSARVGRAYSRVHELILFDDEVIVQISGKYHPSNYVYQVIFVTSRGRSLVVGQPQQISFNMYTNHTDSELRLLSGRYNGNGITSLAAHWGVLYMNQGNSSSTE, via the exons atgtttttcttcctgatcTTTGCTGTGCTCTGCACCAGCTCCGTGGCAGCAC CTGCCATGGTGCCCAACTCCTACTCTGTTGCTGTTGGAGGTGGTAGTGGCACGTCCTTCTCCACAGTGGGAACGGGAAGGATCACAGCGGTCAGGGTTTGGGAGATTCCCAACGCTTACATCACTGG TATCCAACTGCGCTACGAATACATTTGGTCTGCAAGGGTTGGTCGTGCATATAGCAGAGTGCATGAGCTGATCCTCTTTGACGATGAGGTCATTGTTCAG ATCTCTGGTAAATACCACCCCTCCAACTACGTCTATCAGGTGATCTTTGTGACCTCCAGAGGGCGCTCTCTGGTCGTTGGCCAGCCACAACAG ATATCCTTTAACATGTACACAAACCACACGGACTCAGAGCTCAGACTGCTGAGTGGCCGGTACAATGGCAATGGGATTACCTCACTGGCGGCTCACTGGGGGGTGCTCTACATGAATCaaggcaacagcagcagcacagaatGA
- the cmtm8b gene encoding CKLF-like MARVEL transmembrane domain-containing protein 8b, which yields MDRAAVVSARRTPSVPECNISTSTLAFDHHFTTTTTGLLFLAEIVCGMLVWILVGGTEYFLLSALCWVMFVAVVCWVLTICLFIVYLTGVHNRIPQIPWTTLSLCVNCSAAALYLVTAVVDALSVNQAIRGRHNYNCWAASAFFAFLTTLCYAGSSYLSYRAWKTTEEGQ from the exons ATGGACAGAGCTGCGGTGGTGTCGGCCCGCAGGACTCCCTCAGTACCAGAATGCAACATCTCAACCTCCACCCTGGCCTTTGACCATCACTTCACTACAACCACGACAGGATTACTCTTCCTGGCTGAGATA GTGTGTGGTATGTTGGTGTGGATTCTGGTCGGGGGTACAGAGTATTTCCTgctgtctgctctctgctgggTGATGTTTGTTGCCGTCGTGTGTTGGGTTCTGACCATTTGCCTGTTCATAGTTTACCTCACTGGAGTCCACAACAGGATACCACAGATCCCCTGGACTACcctg TCACTGTGTGTGAACTGTAGTGCTGCTGCTCTGTATCTGGTGACAGCAGTAGTAGATGCTCTCTCAGTCAACCAGGCCATCAGGGGGCGACACAACTACAACTGCTGGGCAGCATCTGCA TTCTTTGCATTTCTCACCACACTGTGCTATGCAGGAAGTAGTTACCTGAGCTACCGTGCCTGGAAAACCACAGAAGAGGGACAATAA
- the LOC141012050 gene encoding zymogen granule membrane protein 16-like: MFFFLIFAVLCTSSVAAPAMVPNSYSVAVGGGSGTSFSTVGTGRITAVRVWEIPNAYITGIQLRYETIWSARVGRAYSRVHELTLFDDEVIVQISGKYHPSHYIYQVIFVTSRGRSLVVGQPQQISFNMYTNHVDSELRLLSGRYNGNGITSLAAHWGVLYMNQGNSSSTE, from the exons atgtttttcttcctgatcTTTGCTGTGCTCTGCACCAGCTCCGTGGCAGCAC CTGCCATGGTGCCCAACTCCTACTCTGTTGCTGTTGGAGGTGGTAGTGGCACGTCCTTCTCCACAGTGGGAACGGGAAGGATCACAGCGGTCAGGGTTTGGGAGATTCCCAACGCTTACATCACTGG TATCCAACTGCGCTATGAAACCATTTGGTCTGCAAGGGTTGGTCGTGCATATAGCAGAGTGCATGAGCTGACCCTCTTTGACGATGAGGTCATTGTTCAG ATCTCTGGTAAATACCACCCCTCCCACTACATCTATCAGGTGATCTTTGTGACCTCCAGAGGGCGCTCTCTGGTCGTTGGCCAGCCACAACAG ATATCCTTTAACATGTACACAAACCACGTGGACTCAGAGCTCAGACTGCTGAGTGGCCGGTACAATGGCAATGGGATTACCTCACTGGCGGCTCACTGGGGAGTGCTCTACATGAATCaaggcaacagcagcagcacagaatGA